A region from the Gossypium hirsutum isolate 1008001.06 chromosome A08, Gossypium_hirsutum_v2.1, whole genome shotgun sequence genome encodes:
- the LOC107921140 gene encoding pathogenesis-related protein PR-1 — MDSARMRGCYGAIIVSLLLISTTQAANYLSLINQFLAPQNAARVAIRMRPLVWDSRLARYAQWYANQRRKDCALRHSNGPYGENIFWGSGNGWTPSQAAVAWVAERKWYNYWSNSCAGGEECGHYTQVVWGRTRRVGCARVVCDGGRGVFMTCNYDPPGNYIGERPY, encoded by the coding sequence ATGGATAGTGCTCGAATGCGAGGCTGCTATGGCGCAATCATTGTTTCCCTTTTGCTCATATCAACCACTCAGGCTGCTAACTATCTGAGCCTGATTAATCAGTTCTTGGCTCCTCAAAATGCTGCTCGTGTGGCCATCAGAATGCGGCCATTGGTGTGGGATTCAAGGCTGGCGCGTTATGCTCAGTGGTACGCCAACCAAAGGCGGAAAGACTGTGCATTGAGGCACTCCAATGGACCTTACGGGGAGAATATCTTCTGGGGTAGTGGCAATGGCTGGACGCCGTCCCAGGCGGCCGTGGCGTGGGTTGCAGAAAGGAAATGGTACAATTACTGGTCTAATTCATGCGCCGGAGGGGAGGAATGCGGGCACTATACACAAGTTGTGTGGGGCAGAACCAGGAGAGTAGGGTGCGCCAGAGTGGTGTGCGATGGAGGGAGGGGTGTTTTCATGACTTGCAACTATGATCCTCCTGGGAATTATATTGGTGAAAGACCTTACTGA